ACAGGGAGATAATTGCAGCTATAGCACCTATCAAAATGGTAATCCCCTGAATTGCCAAGCGATTGCGTCCACGATTGATATTTTCTGAATTGAGATAGACAAAAATAGCTATCAGGCTGGTCAGAAGGGAGATTAGAAAAGTCATAAGATTCCTCTGTGTAGTTAAGGTTAATCAACATTTAACTAACAGAGGCTGTTGGAAAAATTATGAAAATGAACTAACGCCGAGAGTTTGCGATTCTGCTATATAAAACCTAGACAAACCTAGACTTTACTTTCTACTTCAGCGGGAGCATGGGAGCGGTTATCCCTACTCGACCAGCGCAACCAGGAGATCGGGACTGGAAAAGAGAAGACCTCTATGAACGGTAGGGTTTTTCTTGATACCAGTATTCTTGTTTATATCTACGACTTTCTGGATACAGCCAAGCAAGAACGGGCGATGGCGGTTACTGATCAATTGATTCGTTCTGGGAAAGCAGTCATTAGTACCCAAGTGATGGGAGAGTTTTTCATGGCGACAACCAGGACTCGGCGATTGCTTCGTAACAAAAATTATGGCTTTAAAAGAGATTCTAGAGTATTATTTATTTCTGATTTTATAAAATCAGAGTTAGTTCTAAAAAAATCCTCAAGAGAGTAATTTAAAACTCGCTCACAAAATGCATAAGTGCTGATGGTTGGGTCATCATGTAAAATACCCACTAAAACTAATAATTGAGCGGTCTGATATCTTTTTAAGACTATAGTATTTATCTGAGAAGATAATACCATCATTACTGGAATAAAATTCTCATTATAAGCTCGAATTGCATTAAGAAGATCAGCATTCTGCCTTTTTGAATCTGCACTCTTATATCCTTGACGTATTTCAAATACCGCACCGACTATATTCTGGGAACGGTTTTCATCAAGTCCCAGTTTGGTGGATGCTAATTTTAGCCACTCGTTTATTATTTCTCGATCGCAATTATTTTCTAAATCGGATAAGGAAATTTTGGCATCAAGTGTTAATTTGGCAGTAGAACCGTCATCTTTTTGAATTTCATATCCCCAAATTACTTGTTCTTGATTTAGATGTAATTGATCTGCTATAATTTAACGAATTAGTCTTTCACAACCAATGCCTAACTGTCTATAAAGAGAAGTTATTCCCCCGGCTGCTTTATGTGCAGCGTACATGAAATCGGAATCAAATCCTATCCAGTGGTATAAAGGATCTGAACCATATAAATCTTTAAATTCTATTAATGTGGTTCCCTTTTGATTAGATGTACCAAATTTAGGGGTATATTCTGAACATAGTTTAATAGGTTGCAAAAGGATATTTAAATATTTATTGTTGCCGTCATTGATTATCATATTTTTTTATCATGCCAGGATTATTTTCGATAAAACTATAAATCTGTTTAGCTATTAAATGACCAATTATTGGTGGTACGGCATTTCCTATTTGAAGTATATTTTGACTTGCCGAATGAGGAAAGATAAACTCATCAGGAAATGATTGAAGTCTTGCACATTCTCTGACTGTTAATCGGCGGTCTAGGGAATAATGAAAGTGAACCCTTGCTTTTGTATTTGCTCTGACTGTGTAAGCAATTTCTCCATATTTAGATTTTTGATCGCCCTGACCGGCTCCTTTTGTAGCTTTTGTGGCTACAAAATACTGAGTTTGGTTAGGTATAGTCTCATCAGTGATTTCAATTAAATCTCCTATAGCTTCATCAATTGAGACGTACTTAAAGAATAATTCTGGAGTAGGAGGTTGTGGAAATGATTTAATATCAGAGCGAACTCCAATTAAAAATAATCTTGTTCGACTTTGAGGTAATCCAAAGTCTGGGCAATAAATTTTCCAAACCTTAAAAATATAGCCAACTGATGCAAATTCATTTAGAATGTGCCTTAAGATAGATCCATTTTCAAGTTTTTCTAAAAAAGGTACATTTTCTCCTACTACGATTTCTGGCTTATGTATATTCATGTAATTTTTCATTACAGTATATAATTCGCCTCTAGTCCCTTGAAATCCTTTTTTATGACCACATGATGAAAAATCTTGGCATGGAAATCCTCCCAGAAGAATATTAGCTGGGGGTAATGATTGTATATCTAAACTAGTAAGATCTACTGTAGTGACATCGTTTGAGAGATTTAATGCATAAGTTTGAGTAGCTTTTGCATCAATATCATAGGCTTGAACTATCTTATATGGAAGAGCTTGATATTTTTTATCAAGAAAAGCAAAACCTCCTAAAAAACCTAGATCAAGACCACCACAGCCAGAAAATAATGAGATAGCATTTATATAACCTCCAGAGTTATATGATTGTAGCAGGGTAGAGTTTATATAGTTTTTTACATTTGGATGATCTTTAAATCCATACTCAAAAATAGGTTTTCTTTTTAAAGCTTTTCTTTTAGGTAAGCCTGATTTTGGACGCATAAAATTTATTGGCAGATACGTTTAATAACTATACACGATCACACTTACTACAAATCCATTTGTGATAGTTTAAGACTAAATTACGTTTGTCAATTCGTAATTATCCTGAAACATAGCCAGTTTCAGACGTATTCAATTTACGTGTGTACTGAGGTCTGAGCGCTTGAATAAATGATCGGTCTAAAGATTAAGGGTAGATTAAGCCGCCGTAGGCATCACTGGAGTGAAAATTGTATTTTCAAACCGTATTTTCGACTCAATTTTCAGCACTATTACTCATTGACAAATTGTTCATCACCTTAACCTATCACGAATGCTACAAATCTAGAAAATCTACATAAAATGAAGGACACTCACAAGAAGTGTCCCTAAATATCAACTCAATAGATTCTCAACAGATCCAAAATTATTTACCGTTACCGTTACCGCCATGACCATTCATAGTCAAGACACGTCCAGCCAGCTTTTCTGGTACCTCCTGCAGATGGTCATATTCCCAGTGGAAAGAACCAACGCCGAGAGTTTGCGATCGCAGCTCGACAATAAAGTTTTGCATTTCTGCTTGGGGTAAGTAAGCGGAAATATTATCCCACCCTTGCCAATCATTTCTGCCTTCATAGCCTAAAATTTGTCCCCTTCTACCACTCACCAGTTGCAGAACTTTGGCGGTAAATTCACTAGGTGTTGACACCAGCACCCGCAGAATTGGTTCTAAGAGGGTGGGTTGGGCTTTGGGTATCCCCGTTTGCATCGCTAGACGGGCTGCTTGTTTAAAGGCTTGTTCGGAACTATCGACGTTGTGGTAGGAACCATTGGTAAGAGTGACTGCTAGATCTACCATTGGGAAGCCCAAGGGGCCATGTGTGAGAAATTCCCGCACACCCATTTCTACCCCAGGGATATATTGTTTGGGAACTACACCGCCTACAATGGTTTCTCGGAAGTTAAAGCCTTCGCCCCGTGGTAGGGGTTGAATATCCAGGAAGACATCGCCAAACTGTCCGTGTCCACCACTTTGGTGCTTGTAGCGTCCATGAACTGCGGCTACAGGTTTGCGGATGGTTTCTTTGTAAGGAACTTGTGGGAGGTGAGTTGTCATCGCCAAGTTATATTTTCGGCGCAGTCTGTCTAAAGCGACTTGTAAATGTATCTCCCCTTGTCCCCAAAGGATCACTTCGTGGGTGTCGCCATGTTGTTCCCAAGCAAGGGAAGGATCTTCTTCTAACAGTTTGGCGATAGCGCTGCTGAGTTTTACTTCGTCGTTACGCTTTTCGGGCGTGATAGCCAGAGCATACACTTGTGGCGATTGTTTAGCTTTGGGTAATTCCTCAACTAATTGGGAATCACTTGAAAGTATATCGCCGGTTTTAATTCCTTCTAAACGGCTTAAAGCCACAATTTCACCAGCAACAGCTTCATTCATCATCTGCTGTTGTTGTCCCATGAGGCGATAAATTCCCCCAGCACGAACGCCGTTGAGAACAAGTCCTTCCGTTAATGTACCTTGCCAAACACGCACTAGGGAAAGTTTACCACCTTGGGGAGTGTAGTAGGTTTTCAATACTTGGGCTAGGGGAGTAGCGCCGATTTTGCTTAAGCGACGTTCTGCGGTGATTTCTGGTTCGGGGGCTTCCCGTAACAGGGCTTCTAGTAAAGGGCGAACGCCATAATCTTGTTCAGCGATACCAAAGAACACTGGTACAACTAAATCCGCCCCTAATTCCATTTTCAAATCTTTGAGGATTTCTTCTTGGGGTGGTTCGATATCTTCTAAAAGTTCTTCAAGTAAATGGTCGTCAAAATTTGCTAAAGCTTCGAGCATTTCGGCCCGTGCTATATGTTCTTCTTCTTTCAGGTTGTCGGGAAAAGGAATCGGGTCAGCCGGTGCGCCTGGATGATATTGATATGCTTGTTCGCTGACCATATCTATAAAGCCCGTTAGCTGTTCCCCCCCGAAGTTTGGAGCGGCGGCTTCCGCCGCTCCAACTTCTCTTTGCATGATGGGATATTGGTGGGCTACCAAGGGACGGCTAGAAACGGCTTTGAGGGCGTGTAATGTTTCTAAAACGTGAATATTTGCCCGATCCATTTTGTTCACAAAGACGAGGTGGGGTATTTCCCAGTCGTCGAGGAATTTAAATAGGGGCGCTAAGGTCATAACTCGGTCGCGGATGGGTTCGCAAACTACAATTGCCGCATCAACTCCCATTAAAGCATTATAGGTTTCTTGGGCAAATTCTACTGAACCTGGACAGTCAATAAAGGTGAAGCGAATCTCGCTATACTCTGTGCTAGCTGCGCTGACTTCGACACTCATCCGGCGATCGCGTGACTCATTCGCACTATCACCGACGGTGTTACCATCCTTAACATTACCCTTGCGGGAAATTGCCCCAGACACAAATAACAAGCTCTCTAATAGAGTGGTTTTTCCACTTAAATAAGGACCGACAATTGCCACATTCCGCGAACCCGATTTTACTTTTTCGTTCATAAAAACCTTCCTTGCGGTAGGTCATGCCTCACCGCATGATTATGTTTATTACCGGGATTTAAAATTGTTATGCAGGAGGGAGAATTATCCCCTCGTTAACTTGTTATTATCCTCCTTTTAATTGGAACATAAAAAAATTGTAGTGTGTCGTAAGATTTAGCTCAATAAAAGTTAATAATCACAAACTTTTATCCTAAATATTAAACTTTTGTAAACTCTTGCGAGTTGGACGACCGATTTTGTGAAGTAAACGTAACCTAAAGTCTTGCCAGTCAGAAAATCAATGGGATTATCATTCTCTGAATATCGCCTAGCCGGAATAGTCAGTTTAATATTGCTGCTTGACAGCATTGTCTCTCCCTCTTTCTCCCTATCACCCCATCACCCCACCACCTCACCACTCCACCACTCCCAACTGGCACAATATGGCAATCAAACAGCCACAAACTTGTTAAATCAGGGGTTACAGGCGATTCAGGCGGGTAGAGTACAAGATGCGATCGCCGCTTTTCGTCAAGCCACTCAACTAGATCCCACATTTGCACCAGCACACTATAATTTGGGTTTAGCATTGCGACAAATTGGACAATTACAACCTGCTGCAGATGCATTTTATCGAGCGACTCTAGCCGATCCCAAATTTGCCCCCGCTTTTGCAAATTTAGGCGGAGCCTTGTTAGAAGGGAATAATTTACAGTTAGCTAACGATTATTTACAAAGGGCGATTGAACTGGATTCTCAACTAGGTTTTGCCCACTATAATTTAGGTTTGCTCCGAGAGCAGCAACGAGATTGGGAACGGGCAATTGCAGCTTTTAAAAAGGCGATACAATATAGTAATAATGCCCCAGAACCTGCCTATCATTTAGGGTTAGTTTACCTGCAACAAGGCAAAATTGATCAAGCAAAAGAAGCTTTTCGCAAAGCATTAAAAATTAATCCAAATTATCCAGAAGCTCACTATAATCTTGGTTCGATTTGGTTGAGTCAAAAAAAACTGCCAGAAGCCTTGGAGTCATTTAGAAAATCAGCCACAGCCAACTCCAACTATCCCAACGCCTACTATGGTGCAGGGTTAGTTTTTATGCAGTTACGCCAGTATCCAGAGGCGGCGCAAGTATTCCAATATGCCAGAGATTTATATAATGCCCAG
The Gloeotrichia echinulata CP02 DNA segment above includes these coding regions:
- the dcm gene encoding DNA (cytosine-5-)-methyltransferase, with the protein product MRPKSGLPKRKALKRKPIFEYGFKDHPNVKNYINSTLLQSYNSGGYINAISLFSGCGGLDLGFLGGFAFLDKKYQALPYKIVQAYDIDAKATQTYALNLSNDVTTVDLTSLDIQSLPPANILLGGFPCQDFSSCGHKKGFQGTRGELYTVMKNYMNIHKPEIVVGENVPFLEKLENGSILRHILNEFASVGYIFKVWKIYCPDFGLPQSRTRLFLIGVRSDIKSFPQPPTPELFFKYVSIDEAIGDLIEITDETIPNQTQYFVATKATKGAGQGDQKSKYGEIAYTVRANTKARVHFHYSLDRRLTVRECARLQSFPDEFIFPHSASQNILQIGNAVPPIIGHLIAKQIYSFIENNPGMIKKYDNQ
- a CDS encoding elongation factor G — protein: MNEKVKSGSRNVAIVGPYLSGKTTLLESLLFVSGAISRKGNVKDGNTVGDSANESRDRRMSVEVSAASTEYSEIRFTFIDCPGSVEFAQETYNALMGVDAAIVVCEPIRDRVMTLAPLFKFLDDWEIPHLVFVNKMDRANIHVLETLHALKAVSSRPLVAHQYPIMQREVGAAEAAAPNFGGEQLTGFIDMVSEQAYQYHPGAPADPIPFPDNLKEEEHIARAEMLEALANFDDHLLEELLEDIEPPQEEILKDLKMELGADLVVPVFFGIAEQDYGVRPLLEALLREAPEPEITAERRLSKIGATPLAQVLKTYYTPQGGKLSLVRVWQGTLTEGLVLNGVRAGGIYRLMGQQQQMMNEAVAGEIVALSRLEGIKTGDILSSDSQLVEELPKAKQSPQVYALAITPEKRNDEVKLSSAIAKLLEEDPSLAWEQHGDTHEVILWGQGEIHLQVALDRLRRKYNLAMTTHLPQVPYKETIRKPVAAVHGRYKHQSGGHGQFGDVFLDIQPLPRGEGFNFRETIVGGVVPKQYIPGVEMGVREFLTHGPLGFPMVDLAVTLTNGSYHNVDSSEQAFKQAARLAMQTGIPKAQPTLLEPILRVLVSTPSEFTAKVLQLVSGRRGQILGYEGRNDWQGWDNISAYLPQAEMQNFIVELRSQTLGVGSFHWEYDHLQEVPEKLAGRVLTMNGHGGNGNGK
- a CDS encoding tetratricopeptide repeat protein produces the protein MGLSFSEYRLAGIVSLILLLDSIVSPSFSLSPHHPTTSPLHHSQLAQYGNQTATNLLNQGLQAIQAGRVQDAIAAFRQATQLDPTFAPAHYNLGLALRQIGQLQPAADAFYRATLADPKFAPAFANLGGALLEGNNLQLANDYLQRAIELDSQLGFAHYNLGLLREQQRDWERAIAAFKKAIQYSNNAPEPAYHLGLVYLQQGKIDQAKEAFRKALKINPNYPEAHYNLGSIWLSQKKLPEALESFRKSATANSNYPNAYYGAGLVFMQLRQYPEAAQVFQYARDLYNAQGNSEWARNANQLLQQAQNLNYQPNYQPR